The following are encoded in a window of Pseudomonas graminis genomic DNA:
- a CDS encoding LacI family DNA-binding transcriptional regulator, protein MIKMEDVAKRARVSTSTVSHVLNGTRKVSAKTIEAVQRAVQELGYIPNTLARSLARSRTHTIGVAISALSNHYFSETVHAIETECARHGIMMLFVDTHDDPAQELQVVQALHHRRVDGILLAPSSDPQQAALTYLRSNAIPSVLVDRMAVEGFDQVGVENRQSTAELVTHLIGHGHRRIGMIAGHRGLSTTEERIEGYRQALVEADVPWDPQLLIDGESNSESARVATSALLRLNPPPTAILAANNLMTIGAMHALRDANIEVPGQMALVGFDDFDWADFFLPRLSVIAQPVQALGARAVQLLLQRIDAPEGQRVSERLAPTLRIRNSCGCP, encoded by the coding sequence GTGATCAAGATGGAAGACGTGGCGAAGCGGGCGCGGGTATCGACGTCGACCGTCTCGCATGTGCTCAACGGCACGCGCAAGGTCAGCGCCAAAACGATTGAAGCGGTGCAGCGAGCGGTTCAGGAATTGGGCTACATCCCCAATACCCTGGCGCGCTCGCTGGCCCGTTCGCGCACCCACACCATCGGCGTGGCGATCTCGGCGCTGTCGAACCACTATTTCAGCGAGACGGTGCACGCCATCGAAACGGAATGCGCGCGCCACGGCATCATGATGTTGTTCGTTGACACCCACGACGATCCCGCCCAGGAACTGCAGGTGGTTCAGGCGCTGCACCATCGGCGAGTGGACGGCATTCTGCTTGCGCCGTCGAGCGATCCGCAGCAGGCAGCGTTGACTTACTTGCGCAGCAACGCCATTCCCAGCGTGCTGGTGGACCGCATGGCGGTCGAGGGTTTCGATCAGGTCGGCGTCGAGAATCGCCAGTCCACCGCTGAGTTGGTGACGCACTTGATCGGCCATGGTCATCGGCGCATCGGCATGATCGCCGGCCATCGTGGGCTGAGCACGACGGAGGAGCGCATCGAGGGTTACCGGCAGGCGCTCGTTGAAGCTGATGTGCCGTGGGATCCGCAGTTGTTGATCGACGGTGAGTCGAACAGCGAATCCGCGCGGGTCGCCACTTCAGCACTGTTGCGCCTGAACCCGCCGCCCACGGCGATTCTGGCGGCGAACAACCTGATGACCATCGGCGCCATGCACGCGCTGCGCGACGCCAATATCGAGGTGCCGGGGCAGATGGCGCTGGTGGGTTTCGATGATTTTGACTGGGCGGATTTTTTCTTGCCACGCTTGAGCGTCATTGCCCAACCGGTACAGGCCCTGGGCGCGCGCGCGGTGCAGTTGCTGCTGCAGCGCATCGATGCACCCGAGGGTCAACGAGTGTCGGAGCGACTGGCGCCGACGCTACGCATTCGCAATTCGTGTGGATGCCCTTGA
- a CDS encoding GNAT family N-acetyltransferase encodes MTTTIKRLTPEYAAAYRALMLDAYRLHPDAFTSDVSEREALPIGWWEKRLGVGSEVADVVFGAVDGGHLLGVAGLSVESRKKARHKSTLFGMYVPHAHRGKGLGRDLVAGVLDHARGQSQLLLVQLTVTQGNRSAQGLYERMGFEVFGVEPYAVAVGEGYVSKVHMWCDLRGGLAGY; translated from the coding sequence ATGACCACGACGATCAAGCGACTGACCCCTGAATATGCGGCGGCTTATCGAGCACTGATGCTCGACGCTTACCGTCTGCACCCGGACGCGTTTACCTCCGATGTCAGCGAGCGCGAAGCGTTGCCGATCGGCTGGTGGGAGAAGCGGCTGGGAGTGGGCTCTGAGGTGGCGGATGTGGTGTTTGGCGCTGTTGATGGGGGCCATCTGTTGGGGGTTGCCGGTCTTTCTGTTGAAAGCAGAAAGAAGGCCCGTCATAAATCCACGCTGTTCGGGATGTACGTTCCGCACGCCCATCGCGGCAAGGGTCTCGGGCGGGATTTGGTTGCAGGCGTTCTTGATCATGCACGGGGCCAGTCGCAGCTGTTGCTTGTTCAGTTGACGGTTACGCAGGGCAATCGCAGCGCCCAGGGCCTTTATGAGCGGATGGGGTTTGAGGTGTTCGGTGTGGAGCCGTATGCGGTGGCGGTGGGCGAGGGGTATGTTTCAAAGGTGCATATGTGGTGCGATTTGAGAGGGGGTTTGGCGGGCTATTAA
- a CDS encoding microcin C ABC transporter permease YejB: MLAYTLRRLLLIIPTLLCILVVNFLIVQAAPGGPVEQAIARVQGMGPTGGLGGGGGEVAATGGISRGAQGLDPELVEAIKHQYGFDKPLHERLWLMLTHYAQLDFGSSFFRGATVTGLIVQKLPVTISLGLWATLITYLISIPLGIRKAVLHGSRFDVWSSTVIIIGYAIPAFLFAILLIVVFAGGSYWSWFPAQGLFSDDFDSLSPLGKLRDYLWHLVLPVSALVIGGFATLTILTKNSFLNEIGRQYVVTARAKGLSEQRVLYGHVFRNAMLLVVAGIPQALIEVFFAGSLLIETIFGLDGIGRMSYEAAVSRDYPVVFGTLFLFTLFGLLIKLVGDLCYTLVDPRIDFSARSA, encoded by the coding sequence ATGCTCGCCTACACCCTGCGTCGCCTGTTGCTGATCATCCCCACGCTGCTGTGCATTCTGGTGGTCAATTTCCTCATCGTGCAGGCCGCACCGGGCGGCCCCGTCGAACAAGCCATCGCCCGCGTCCAAGGCATGGGCCCAACGGGCGGGTTGGGTGGCGGTGGGGGCGAAGTCGCGGCCACCGGCGGGATCAGTCGGGGCGCCCAAGGCCTGGACCCTGAACTGGTGGAAGCGATCAAGCATCAATACGGTTTCGACAAGCCGCTGCACGAGCGGCTGTGGCTGATGCTGACCCATTACGCCCAGCTGGATTTCGGCAGCAGTTTCTTCCGCGGCGCGACGGTGACCGGGCTGATTGTGCAAAAACTGCCGGTGACGATCTCCCTGGGGCTGTGGGCGACACTCATCACGTACCTGATCTCGATTCCGCTGGGCATCCGCAAGGCCGTGCTGCATGGCAGCCGTTTCGACGTCTGGAGCAGCACGGTGATCATCATCGGCTACGCCATCCCGGCGTTTCTGTTCGCCATTCTGCTGATCGTGGTGTTTGCCGGCGGCAGCTACTGGAGCTGGTTTCCGGCCCAGGGGCTGTTCTCCGACGACTTCGACAGTCTCTCGCCGCTGGGCAAGCTGCGCGATTACCTCTGGCATCTGGTGCTCCCGGTCAGCGCGCTGGTCATCGGCGGCTTCGCGACCCTGACCATCCTCACCAAAAACAGCTTCCTCAACGAGATCGGCCGCCAGTACGTGGTCACCGCCCGGGCCAAGGGCCTCAGCGAGCAGCGCGTGCTCTACGGCCATGTGTTCCGCAACGCCATGCTGCTGGTGGTGGCGGGCATTCCTCAGGCGCTGATCGAGGTGTTCTTCGCCGGCTCGCTGCTGATCGAAACCATCTTCGGCCTCGATGGCATCGGCCGCATGAGCTACGAAGCGGCGGTGTCCAGGGATTACCCGGTGGTCTTCGGCACGCTGTTCCTGTTCACGCTGTTCGGCCTGTTGATCAAGCTGGTGGGCGACCTGTGCTACACGCTGGTCGACCCGCGCATCGACTTTTCCGCGAGGAGCGCCTGA
- a CDS encoding permease, whose product MTALPLTSERRGWSFWWKPLAFLLVAAIGLYYVKWSPYYLKSFIAADTHTIGGSIINDNPATPWAAALAYAQVYFLAIWKAAVLAVILGSLLQVLIPRDWLLKMFGRAGLGSTIRGGLFALPGMMCSCCAAPVAAGLRKQNVSVGAALAFWIANPVLNPATLVFMGFVLGWGFTALRLVAGLVLVIGVSLIAQRISRPEVVPEQALEAVANAEMPDEGSLLVRWGKTIWQLFWTTIPIYVIAVLILGAARVWLFPHVDGAMGNSLLWLVPLAIVGTLFVIPTAAEIPIVQTLLALGLGTAPAVALLMTLPSVSLPSLLMLRKSFDAKVLVVVGVLTMLVGVVSGLVGAALL is encoded by the coding sequence ATGACTGCCCTCCCGCTCACTTCCGAACGCCGCGGCTGGTCGTTCTGGTGGAAACCCCTGGCCTTCCTGCTGGTGGCCGCCATCGGCTTGTACTACGTCAAGTGGTCGCCGTATTACCTGAAGTCCTTCATCGCCGCCGACACCCACACCATCGGCGGCTCGATCATCAACGACAACCCGGCCACGCCGTGGGCCGCCGCGCTGGCCTACGCCCAGGTCTATTTTCTGGCCATCTGGAAGGCCGCCGTGCTGGCAGTCATCCTCGGCTCGCTGCTGCAGGTGCTGATCCCCCGGGACTGGCTGCTGAAAATGTTCGGCCGCGCCGGGCTGGGTTCGACGATTCGCGGCGGCCTGTTCGCCCTGCCGGGCATGATGTGCAGCTGCTGCGCAGCGCCCGTGGCTGCGGGCTTGCGCAAGCAGAACGTCTCGGTGGGCGCGGCATTGGCCTTCTGGATCGCCAACCCGGTACTCAATCCGGCCACGCTGGTGTTCATGGGCTTCGTGCTGGGCTGGGGTTTTACGGCCCTGCGACTGGTGGCGGGCCTGGTGCTGGTGATCGGTGTTTCCCTGATTGCGCAACGCATTTCTCGCCCGGAAGTGGTGCCAGAGCAGGCGCTGGAGGCCGTGGCCAATGCCGAAATGCCGGACGAAGGCAGCCTGCTGGTGCGTTGGGGCAAGACGATTTGGCAGTTGTTCTGGACCACCATCCCGATTTACGTCATTGCCGTGCTGATTCTGGGCGCCGCGCGGGTCTGGCTATTCCCTCACGTGGACGGCGCGATGGGCAACAGCCTGTTGTGGCTGGTGCCGCTGGCGATCGTCGGCACGCTGTTTGTGATCCCGACGGCGGCGGAAATTCCGATCGTGCAAACGCTGCTGGCTTTGGGGCTGGGCACTGCGCCGGCGGTGGCGTTGCTGATGACGCTGCCGAGCGTGAGCCTGCCGTCGCTGCTGATGCTGCGTAAATCCTTCGACGCCAAGGTGCTGGTGGTCGTTGGGGTGTTGACCATGCTGGTCGGCGTGGTAAGTGGGTTGGTAGGCGCCGCTTTGTTGTAA
- a CDS encoding ABC transporter ATP-binding protein — MTDPLIQIRNLRVAFNGAEVVHGIDLDIQPGECLALVGESGSGKSVTAHSILRLLPAKSVSTQGSIRYKGVDLLKASDKELRGLRGNRIAMIFQEPMTSLNPLHSVEKQIGEILALHKGLKGNAARERTLELLGLVGIQNPPQRLKALPHQLSGGQRQRVMIAMALANEPELLIADEPTTALDVTVQLKILELLKSLQQRLGMSLLLISHDLNLVRRVAQRVCVMRAGEIVEQAECQTLFADPQHPYSRLLINAEPDGEPVPGEHTQTLLSVNALKVWFPLPKPLLRREPQYIKAVDGVSFELLKGQTLGIVGESGSGKSTLGQAILRLIDSEGSIRFGNKELNLRSQQLMRPLRKRIQVVFQDPFGSLSPRMTVQQIIAEGLLTHSIGTPAQREETVIRVLGEVGLDPGSRHRYPHEFSGGQRQRVAIARALVLEPELILLDEPTSALDRTVQKQIIALLRDLQIRHGLSYLFISHDLAVVHALAHDVLVIKDGKVVEQGAAREIFGNPRQPYTQELLRASGLDFGGRA, encoded by the coding sequence ATGACTGACCCTCTGATCCAGATCCGCAACCTGCGCGTGGCCTTCAACGGCGCCGAAGTCGTGCACGGCATCGACCTCGACATCCAGCCCGGCGAATGCCTGGCACTGGTCGGCGAGTCCGGGTCGGGCAAATCGGTGACGGCGCATTCGATCCTGCGCCTGTTGCCGGCCAAGTCTGTGAGCACCCAAGGCAGCATTCGCTACAAGGGCGTCGATCTGCTTAAAGCCAGCGACAAAGAACTGCGGGGGCTACGCGGCAACCGCATCGCGATGATCTTCCAGGAGCCGATGACCTCGCTGAACCCGCTGCACAGCGTGGAGAAACAGATCGGCGAAATCCTCGCCCTGCACAAGGGCCTCAAGGGCAATGCCGCCCGCGAGCGCACCCTGGAATTGCTCGGTCTGGTGGGCATTCAAAACCCGCCGCAGCGGCTTAAGGCCCTGCCCCATCAACTGTCCGGCGGCCAGCGCCAGCGGGTGATGATCGCCATGGCCCTGGCCAACGAACCCGAGCTGCTGATCGCCGACGAGCCCACGACTGCGCTGGACGTCACGGTGCAGTTGAAGATTCTGGAGCTGCTCAAATCCCTGCAACAACGGCTGGGTATGTCACTACTGCTGATCAGCCATGACCTTAATCTGGTCAGGCGCGTCGCCCAGCGGGTCTGCGTGATGCGCGCCGGCGAAATCGTCGAGCAGGCTGAGTGCCAGACGCTGTTCGCCGATCCGCAACACCCCTACAGCCGCCTGCTGATCAACGCCGAACCGGACGGCGAACCGGTGCCCGGCGAGCACACCCAGACGCTGCTGTCGGTGAACGCGTTGAAGGTCTGGTTTCCATTGCCCAAACCGTTGTTGCGGCGCGAGCCGCAGTACATCAAGGCGGTGGATGGGGTGAGTTTCGAGCTGTTGAAGGGCCAGACCCTGGGCATTGTCGGCGAGTCCGGGTCGGGCAAATCGACCCTGGGCCAGGCGATCCTGCGGCTGATCGATTCCGAAGGCAGCATCCGCTTCGGCAACAAGGAGCTGAACCTGCGCAGCCAGCAACTGATGCGGCCCTTGCGCAAGCGCATTCAGGTGGTGTTTCAGGACCCGTTCGGCAGCCTGAGTCCGCGCATGACGGTGCAGCAGATCATCGCCGAAGGGCTGCTGACCCACAGCATCGGCACCCCGGCCCAGCGTGAAGAGACAGTGATTCGCGTGCTCGGCGAAGTCGGTCTCGACCCGGGCAGCCGCCATCGTTACCCCCACGAATTCTCCGGCGGTCAGCGCCAGCGCGTGGCCATTGCCCGGGCGCTGGTGCTGGAACCGGAGCTGATCCTCCTCGACGAGCCCACTTCTGCGCTGGACCGCACGGTGCAAAAGCAGATCATCGCGCTGCTGCGGGATCTGCAGATTCGCCACGGCCTCAGTTATCTGTTCATCAGCCACGACCTGGCCGTGGTTCACGCCCTGGCCCACGACGTGCTGGTGATCAAAGACGGCAAGGTGGTCGAGCAAGGCGCGGCGCGGGAGATCTTCGGCAACCCGCGCCAGCCCTACACCCAGGAACTGTTGCGCGCCTCCGGGCTGGATTTCGGCGGACGGGCGTGA
- a CDS encoding ABC transporter permease subunit translates to MSLPLENSPTVAAISKRERVRELMRTVGMLPVLILLLIGFSLMTDTFMSWQNLSIITQQASVNVVLAAGMTFVILTAGIDLSVGAILAASAVVALQASMSPQFGMFGIAAGVGFGLLLGLVNGGLIAFMRLPPFIVTLGALTAMRGLARLLADDKTVFNPDLPFAFIGNDSVLGVPWLVIIAVAVIAVSWFILRRTVMGVQIYSVGGNPEAARLSGIKVWKVLLFVYAVSGALAGLGAVMSASRLFAANGLQLGQSYELDAIAAVILGGTSFTGGVGTIGGTLIGALIIAVLTNGLVLLGVSDIWQYIIKGIVIIGAVALDRYRQSGART, encoded by the coding sequence ATGAGTCTGCCCCTGGAAAACTCGCCCACCGTTGCCGCCATCAGCAAGCGTGAACGCGTGCGCGAACTGATGCGCACCGTTGGCATGCTGCCGGTGCTGATTCTGTTGTTGATCGGCTTTTCGCTGATGACCGACACCTTCATGAGCTGGCAGAACCTCTCGATCATCACCCAGCAAGCCTCGGTCAACGTCGTGTTGGCAGCGGGGATGACCTTTGTGATCCTGACCGCCGGCATCGACCTGTCGGTGGGCGCGATTCTCGCGGCTTCAGCGGTGGTTGCCCTGCAAGCCTCGATGTCGCCGCAGTTCGGCATGTTTGGCATCGCCGCCGGCGTGGGTTTCGGCCTGCTGCTGGGGCTCGTCAACGGCGGGCTCATTGCGTTCATGCGCCTGCCGCCGTTCATCGTTACCCTCGGCGCGCTCACGGCCATGCGCGGCCTGGCGCGTCTGCTCGCCGACGACAAAACCGTGTTCAATCCCGACCTGCCGTTTGCCTTCATCGGCAACGACTCGGTGCTCGGCGTGCCGTGGCTGGTGATCATCGCTGTGGCGGTCATCGCGGTCTCGTGGTTCATCCTGCGCCGCACGGTGATGGGCGTGCAGATCTACTCGGTGGGCGGCAACCCCGAAGCGGCGCGGCTGTCCGGGATCAAGGTGTGGAAGGTGTTGCTGTTCGTCTACGCGGTGTCCGGTGCGCTGGCCGGGCTCGGCGCAGTGATGAGTGCCTCGCGCCTGTTCGCCGCCAACGGGCTGCAGCTGGGCCAGTCCTACGAGCTGGACGCCATTGCAGCGGTCATCCTCGGTGGCACCAGTTTCACCGGCGGCGTCGGCACCATCGGTGGCACGCTGATCGGTGCGCTGATCATCGCGGTGCTGACCAATGGCCTGGTGCTGCTGGGCGTCTCCGATATCTGGCAATACATCATCAAAGGCATCGTGATCATCGGTGCGGTGGCGCTGGATCGCTATCGCCAGTCCGGTGCGCGGACCTGA
- a CDS encoding ABC transporter substrate-binding protein — MNVKRKFPAVVSLCLAALLSQGVEARELKSVGITLGSLGNPYFVTLADGAKAKAMELNPAVKVTSVSADYDLSKQFSQIDNFIASGVDLILINAVDPKAIASAIKKAQAAGIKVVAVDVSAAGVDATVQTDNVEAGKLACQFIVDKLSGKGNVIIQNGPQVTAVTDRVAGCKSAFAAAPDIKILSDDQDAKGSREGGLNAMQGYLTRFPKIDGLFAINDPQAIGSDLAAKQLKRSGIIITSVDGAPDIEQALKADTSIQASASQDPWAMAQQAVVIGNDLLNDKKPAEPVTQLTPKLITRDNVGAYSGWSSKH; from the coding sequence ATGAACGTCAAACGCAAATTCCCCGCTGTCGTGTCCCTGTGCCTGGCGGCATTGCTGTCTCAGGGCGTCGAAGCCCGCGAGCTGAAATCCGTCGGGATCACCTTGGGTTCCCTGGGCAACCCGTATTTCGTCACCCTGGCCGACGGCGCCAAGGCCAAGGCCATGGAGCTCAACCCCGCTGTCAAAGTGACCTCCGTCTCCGCCGATTACGACCTGAGCAAGCAGTTTTCGCAGATTGATAACTTCATTGCGTCCGGCGTCGATCTGATCCTGATCAACGCCGTGGACCCGAAAGCCATTGCTTCAGCGATCAAGAAGGCCCAGGCCGCCGGCATCAAGGTCGTGGCCGTGGACGTGAGCGCCGCCGGCGTCGACGCCACCGTGCAGACCGACAACGTCGAAGCGGGCAAACTCGCCTGCCAGTTCATCGTCGACAAGCTGTCGGGCAAGGGCAACGTGATCATCCAGAACGGCCCGCAAGTCACCGCCGTGACCGACCGCGTCGCCGGTTGCAAATCGGCCTTCGCCGCTGCGCCGGACATCAAGATTCTCTCCGACGATCAGGACGCCAAAGGCTCTCGCGAAGGTGGCCTGAATGCGATGCAGGGTTACCTGACTCGCTTCCCGAAAATCGACGGTCTGTTCGCGATCAACGACCCTCAGGCGATCGGCAGTGACCTGGCCGCCAAGCAACTGAAACGCAGCGGCATCATCATTACGTCGGTGGACGGCGCGCCGGACATCGAGCAGGCCCTCAAGGCCGACACCTCGATTCAGGCCTCGGCCAGCCAGGATCCGTGGGCGATGGCGCAGCAGGCGGTGGTCATCGGCAACGACCTGCTCAACGACAAAAAGCCGGCTGAACCGGTCACCCAGCTGACGCCGAAACTGATCACCCGCGACAACGTTGGTGCCTACAGCGGCTGGTCCAGCAAGCACTGA
- a CDS encoding ABC transporter permease encodes MFEFSPQNQRRLANFKANRRGWWSLWLFVALLVICLCGELIANDKPLIVRYQGELYFPAVHQYLETDFGGELPFEPDYSSDYVRKLIADKGGWMLFAPIPFSYDTVNYELREPSPSPPSARNWLGTDDQARDVMARVLFGTRVSILFALALTAISTVIGVFAGAFQGYYGGLADLIGQRLQEVWSGLPVLYLLIILSGFVEPDFWWLLGIMSLFSWLALVDVVRAEFLRGRNLEYVKAARALGLSDGALMWRHILPNAMTSTLTYLPFIVTGAIATLTALDFLGFGMPAESASLGELIGQAKRNLQAPWLGVTAFCALALILTLLVFIGEACRDAFDPRT; translated from the coding sequence ATGTTCGAGTTTTCCCCGCAAAACCAGCGCCGCCTGGCCAATTTCAAGGCCAACCGGCGAGGCTGGTGGTCGCTGTGGCTGTTCGTGGCGCTGTTGGTCATCTGCCTGTGTGGCGAACTGATCGCCAACGACAAGCCGTTGATCGTCCGCTATCAGGGCGAGCTGTACTTCCCGGCCGTGCATCAATACCTGGAAACCGACTTCGGCGGCGAGCTGCCTTTCGAGCCGGACTATTCCAGCGACTACGTGCGCAAACTGATCGCCGACAAGGGCGGCTGGATGCTCTTCGCGCCCATCCCGTTCAGCTACGACACGGTCAATTACGAACTCCGCGAGCCTTCGCCCAGCCCGCCCAGCGCGCGCAACTGGCTGGGCACCGACGACCAGGCCCGGGACGTGATGGCGCGGGTGCTGTTCGGCACCCGCGTGTCGATCCTCTTTGCCTTGGCGCTGACCGCCATCAGCACGGTCATCGGCGTGTTCGCCGGGGCGTTTCAGGGCTATTACGGCGGGCTGGCGGATTTGATTGGCCAGCGCCTGCAGGAAGTCTGGTCCGGGCTGCCGGTGCTGTACTTGCTGATCATTCTGTCGGGCTTTGTCGAGCCGGACTTCTGGTGGCTGCTGGGGATCATGTCGCTGTTTTCCTGGCTGGCGCTGGTGGACGTAGTGCGCGCCGAGTTCCTGCGCGGGCGCAATCTGGAGTACGTCAAAGCCGCCCGCGCCCTGGGACTGAGCGACGGCGCGCTGATGTGGCGGCACATTCTGCCCAATGCCATGACCAGCACCCTCACCTACCTGCCATTCATTGTCACCGGCGCCATCGCCACACTGACCGCGCTGGATTTCCTCGGCTTCGGCATGCCCGCCGAAAGCGCGTCCCTGGGCGAACTGATCGGCCAGGCCAAACGCAACTTGCAGGCGCCGTGGCTGGGCGTCACGGCGTTCTGTGCCCTGGCGCTGATCCTCACGCTACTGGTGTTCATCGGCGAAGCCTGCCGTGACGCTTTCGATCCCCGAACTTGA
- the xylB gene encoding xylulokinase, translating to MNQLVSLGIDLGTSELKAILLDADGEVLAQAGARVEVSRRQSGWSEQNPDDWWQACLSALGQLRTSDPQAWARIGCIGLSGQMHGAVLLDAAEQVLYPAILWDDSRAVQQASQLNGDFPEYAEVTGSLAMAGLTAPKLLWMQQNEPQVFARIASVLSPKDYLRLLLTGEQVSDMSDAAGTLWLDVAKRQWYAPMLRATGLNLEQMPRLLEADQLSAVLGADAAQALGLPQGLPVAAGGGDNPVSAVGIGAINAGDAFVTLGTSAAIVAITDHPAGNPASAVHSFCHALPQRWYTMGAMLAGASCLRWVTRLLGQTSEQALLDQVHAALPVDQPVAISNPLFLPYLAGERTPHNDPLLRGGFMSLGHDSTPAMLGYAVLEGVGFGLLDAMNATLSAGATVNACALVGGGARSEYWAQLLANILDREVYTLHGSELSACIGAAKLGFLSIGEGAELLKRGMPVKARYQPMPEVQGALQVRYQRFRGLLTAAKGLRE from the coding sequence ATGAATCAGCTTGTTTCCCTGGGCATCGACCTCGGCACGTCCGAACTCAAGGCCATTTTGCTGGATGCCGACGGCGAGGTGCTGGCCCAGGCCGGTGCGCGCGTGGAAGTCAGTCGGCGGCAGTCGGGCTGGTCGGAGCAGAACCCCGATGATTGGTGGCAGGCCTGCCTGTCAGCCCTCGGGCAGTTGCGGACAAGCGATCCTCAGGCATGGGCGCGGATCGGCTGCATCGGTTTGTCGGGGCAGATGCACGGCGCGGTTCTGCTGGATGCGGCCGAGCAGGTGCTGTATCCGGCGATTCTCTGGGACGACTCCCGCGCCGTGCAGCAGGCGTCGCAGCTTAACGGAGATTTCCCGGAGTACGCCGAGGTCACCGGCAGCCTGGCCATGGCCGGGCTTACCGCGCCGAAGCTGTTGTGGATGCAGCAGAACGAACCGCAGGTGTTCGCGCGCATCGCCAGCGTGTTGTCGCCGAAGGATTACCTGCGCTTGCTGCTGACCGGTGAGCAGGTCAGTGACATGTCCGACGCCGCCGGCACCTTGTGGCTGGATGTGGCGAAGCGCCAATGGTACGCGCCGATGCTCCGCGCCACCGGGCTGAACCTGGAGCAGATGCCCCGGTTGCTGGAAGCCGATCAATTGTCCGCCGTGCTCGGCGCCGACGCGGCGCAGGCACTGGGTTTGCCGCAGGGTCTGCCCGTGGCCGCAGGCGGGGGTGACAACCCGGTTTCCGCGGTAGGCATCGGCGCGATCAACGCCGGCGATGCGTTCGTCACCCTCGGCACCAGCGCGGCCATCGTCGCAATCACCGATCATCCGGCGGGCAATCCGGCCAGCGCCGTGCACAGCTTTTGCCACGCACTGCCGCAGCGCTGGTACACGATGGGGGCGATGCTGGCCGGAGCGAGTTGCCTGCGCTGGGTTACCCGATTGTTGGGTCAGACCAGTGAGCAAGCCTTGCTCGATCAGGTTCACGCTGCGTTGCCGGTCGATCAGCCGGTGGCGATTTCAAATCCGCTGTTTCTGCCGTACCTCGCCGGTGAGCGCACGCCCCACAACGACCCGCTGTTGCGCGGTGGGTTCATGAGCCTGGGCCATGACAGCACGCCCGCAATGTTGGGTTACGCGGTGCTTGAAGGCGTCGGTTTCGGGCTGCTGGACGCGATGAACGCTACGCTGTCGGCCGGCGCTACGGTCAACGCCTGCGCCCTGGTGGGCGGCGGCGCTCGCAGCGAATACTGGGCGCAGTTGCTGGCCAATATTCTGGATCGCGAGGTGTACACCCTGCACGGCAGTGAACTCAGCGCGTGCATCGGCGCGGCAAAGCTTGGGTTTTTGTCGATCGGGGAAGGGGCTGAGCTGTTGAAACGGGGAATGCCGGTGAAGGCGCGCTATCAGCCGATGCCGGAGGTGCAGGGTGCGCTGCAGGTGCGTTATCAGAGGTTTCGCGGGTTATTGACGGCAGCGAAGGGATTACGGGAGTGA